The sequence TGGGTTCCTTTAAATATTAATCAGACAAACTCAATTGGTTTGTTGTGTTTTCATGCAAACTTAAATCATAATCTGCCGCAGCCACCCGCATGATGGTTTATGTTGGGGCCGTCTGTTTGGCATTATTCTACTATGGATATGACAAAATTCAATCGTTTTACGCTTTAATTCCGTCTATTAACCTTGGTTAATAGCATTATGTCATTTTAATGGCAATTAATAAAGCGTAGCGAAATACGGCTTAAGTGCTTGTGATTTTTTCTGTTATATTATAACATCCATTTATTCGCGAAGATTAAAGGAGTTGATGTGCACTTAACTCAATACAGAACCCAAGTGCTGCTGAGCTGTCAGCAGAACAAAGCGTTGGTGACGCCGCTACGAGAAACGGTCTTGGATTTGATTCTCAACCGTACTGGCGTGGTCAAAGCCTATGACGTGTTGGCCGAGATGCAGAAAATGCGCGGCAATGTGGCGCCGCCGACGGTGTACCGAGCCCTAGATTTTTGGGCCGATCAAGGCGTGCTGCATAAGGTGGCGGCGGTCAACGGCTATATTTTATGCCAAAACCTGCACGATCATGAGGCGCACCACCACGCGCTGATTTTATTGTGTAATGAGTGTGGTGAAGTAAAAGAAGTAGTGGCGGGGCCACAGTGGCAGGCGTTTAAAGCCGGCGTGGCCGATCAAGGCTTTGTGCTTGCCGATGAACATATGGTGTTAACGGGGATGTGTCAGCAATGTCAACGAACAAAACAATAGCGCATTTGTTTTCAGGCTTCTTAGGGGTGGGTAAAACCAGTGCCATCAAAAGCCTGATGGCGCAAAAAGACCCAAATGAAAAATGGGCCATCATCGTCAATGAGTTTGGCGAAATTGGCATCGATGGTGCGGTGTTGAGCGACGACGGCATTCCCGTTGCCGAAGTGTCTGGCGGCTGCTTGTGCTGTGTGGCTGGGCCACAAATGTCCAGCACCGTCACCAAAATCATGCGCGACTATCAGCCCGATCGGCTGTTGATTGAAGCCAGTGGCCTAGCCCATGCCGCCAGCGTCATCGACGAATTAAACGCCAAGCCTTTGAGCGACTTAGTCAGCGTCGGTGCCGTGTTTACCGTGGTGGATCCGCGCCAGTTTGTAGCCGATCAATACGCCAAACAAACGCTGTATAAGGATCAGGTCAGCGTGGCCGACGTATTGGTAGCGAGTAAAATCGATTTATGCGATGAGGCCACTTTAGCTGAGTTTCGTCAGCGTGCGGCCAAGCTGTTCCCACCGAAGGCCTTGGTGGCCGAAGTCACAGACGCCGAACTTGATTTGGCTTGGCTGGATACACCGGTCATTGAAAAAAGCCGCTACCGCTTACAGGCGCTGTCTGATAACGACTTAGGCTATCAGTCGCAGGGCTTTACCTTTGCCGCCGAACTGAATTTTGATGGCGAGCGGCTGACCAACTTTTTTAATGATTTACCGCAGTTGAGCACCGGGCTGGTGCGGGCTAAGGGTGTATTTCGGGTGTTGGATACGTGGGTGTGGCTGAACTGGGTCGATGGCCAATGGGGCGCGACTCAGGTGTCTTGGCGCCGCGACAGCCGCTTTGAGCTGATTGCGACGAGCTTTGACGCCGATAAAATTGAACAACTATTACAGGCAGCTTTAGAAAAATAATGAATTCTTTATTGTTACGCAGTGCCGTTTTTAGGCTGGGCTTGGCCTTAGGGCTAGTGGCCAGCGTGTGGCTGGTGTTTCTGTGGGCGGTGCGCTGATGCCGATTATTGTCAATAACGCGACGGTTAGCTATCAGCGTCATCCGGCTATTCACCACGTCGACGTGACCTTCCGCGAGCATGAAGCCTGCGCGATTTTTGGCCCTAACGGTGCCGGTAAATCGACGCTGTTGAAGGCCATTATGGGTTTGTTGCACTGTGACACCGGCACCGTGGTTTGGGACGGCTTAAAACGGCAGGACTTGGCTTATCTGCCGCAGCAGTGCGACGTCGACCGCAGCCAGGCGATGAGCGTGTTTGAACTGGCCGCCATGGGCTTATGGTATGAAATTGGTTTTTTTGGCGGCGTGAGCCAAGCGCAGCGCGCACGGGTGAGTGAAGCTTTGGAGCAAGTGGGCATGCTGGCGTTTAAAGACCGCGCCATCGCCCAGTTGTCTAATGGCCAGTTTCAGCGGGTGCTGTTTGCCCGCATGCTGGTGCAAGACGCACAGTTTTTGCTCTTAGATGAGCCTTTTAATGCGATTGACGCTAAAACCACACAGGATTTATTGGTGGTTTTGCAAGGCTGTTTGGCGCGCGGTAAGGCCGTGGTGGCGGTGCTGCACGATGTGGCGCAAGTGCAAGACTACTTTCCTCGTACGGTGTTGATTGCGCGTGAAAAGATTGCCGAAGGCCCAACTAATGAGGTGATGCAGCCAGAATGGTTGCGTAAGGCTAGCCATAAAATGAACCATTGGCAACAAGACGGCAGCTGGTGTGCCGTTGATTAAGAACAACCCACAAAGAACCCTATGAGTGATTTATATACTTTATTGATTGAACCCTTTGTCGAATTCAGCTTTATGCGTTTCGCCTTGGTGTCTAGTTTTTGTTTAGCCTTAAGCAGTGCCCCCATCGGGGTGTTTTTGGTGATGCGACGCATGAGCTTAATGGGTGATGCCATGAGCCATGCGGTCCTGCCCGGTGCCGCCATTGGCTATATGGTGGCGGGCCTAAGCCTGCCAGCGATGAGTTTAGGCGGCTTTGTGGCGGGGGTATTGATGGCCTTATTTGCTGGCCTCGCCAGCCGCTTCACCAGCTTGAAAGAGGACGCCAACTTCGCTGCTTTTTACCTCAGTAGTTTGGCCCTAGGGGTGTTGCTGGTGAGCGTTAACGGCAGCAGCGTGGATTTATTACACCTTTTATTTGGTTCAGTTTTAGCGGTGGATGAGCCAGCCCTAGTGCTGGTGGCCAGCGTCACCACCGTCACGGTATTGGCCTTGGCCATCATGTATCGGCCGTTGATGATGGAGAGCATCGATCCAACGTTTTTGCGAGCCGTCAACGGTAAGGGCGGGTTGTGGTACGGCGCCTTCCTCGTGCTGGTGGTGATTAATCTGGTTGCGGGCTTTCAGGCCTTAGGCACCTTAATGTCGGTGGGCTTGATGATGGTGCCGGCGATCAGCGCCCGCCTGTGGGCCAACAGCATGGGCAAGGTGCTCAGCATTGCTTGCTTGATTGCCTTTGTGTGTGGCTATGGCGGCCTGTTGCTGTCGTTTTATATAGAAGTGCCATCAGGCCCAGCGATTATTTTGCTGTGTGGCTTGGTGTATCTGCTGTCGGTGATTTTTGGGGTTCACGGCGGCGTTGTGGCCAGGCTTTGGCGCAGTAAACATCGCGTGGCTTAATGAAGACAATTCAGCGTAAGGGGATAGGGACATTATGAGCATCAAAACATTCACGGTTCATACCGCCGTGGCAGCCTGTTTAGGCTTTGCTGGGGTGGCTGTGGCCGCACCGCTGCCAGTGGTGAGCAGCTTCAGTATTTTGGGCGACGTAGCCAAACAGGTGGGTGGTGAGCGCGTGACCGTCACCAATTTAGTCGGACCAGACCAAGACGCCCACGTTTATCAGCTGACGCCTAAGGACATTCGTACCCTAGGCCAGGCCAAGCTGGTGTTGCTCAATGGTTTGGGTTTTGAGGGCGCACAGCTAGAACGCGTGGTGAAGCAGGGCACGGCACCGTATGCGATGGTGACCAAGGGCATTAAGGCTTTGGCAGCAAACGAGCACGATGATCATGATCACGGCCACGGTGAGCCAGGGCATCATCATGGCGGTTTGGATCCACACGTGTGGCATGATCCAGTGTTGATGCAGGCCTATGCCGCCAACGTGGCCAAGGCCTTAACCTATGCCGATCCACAGGGCAAAGCCTATTATCAGCAACGCCTCAGCGCTTATCAAAATCGTTTGAAAGAGCTAAATATTTGGGCCGCTGCCCAGTTCAAGCCGATTCCGGTCGCTCAGCGTAAAGTCTTGACTGCTCATGGTGCTTTTGCCTATTTAGGCCAGCGCTATCAGATTCAGTTTGTGGCGCCTCAGGGGGTGAGCACCGAAAGCGAGGCCTCTGCTCGTACCGTGGCCAACATCATTCGGCAGGTAAAGCAAGACCACATTAAGGCGGTGTTTGTGGAAAACATTAAAGACAAACGCTTGATTGAGCGCCTAGCTAAGGAAACCGGCGTGAAGGTGCAGGGCGCTCTGTATTCAGATGCCTTAAGCGGCCCGAAAGGCCCAGCGGCCACCTATATTGATTTGATTCGTCACAATGTGAGCCTTTTAGCTAAAGGCCTAAAATAGCGGCCATTGATACAGGCCCATGCTGTGGCCTTGCCACAGCGCCACCGCAACCACCAAAAAGCCGACGCCCAAGCGTACGGCTTTTTTTTGTAATAGGCTTTTGAGCTGGGCGGCGAAGACGCCTAAAACCAAAAGATTGGGCAAGGTGCCAAGGGCAAACGCCAGCATATAGGCGCCGCCCTTGAGGGCGCTGCCGCTGCTCATGGCGTAAATCGAGGCGGTATACACCAGACCACAGGGCAGCCAGCCCCACAACATGCCCACGCCAAAGCAGGCCGGTGCACTTTTGATCGGCAGCAGCTGGTTTAAGAGGGGGTTGAGACGTCGCCAAATCGGCTTGCCGATGCCTTCGATGCGGGTGACTAAATGCGACAGGCCTGCAAGGTAAAGGCCCAGCAGGATTAAAAACAGATTGGCCAGCAGCAGCAAGACGTGCTGCGGGCCTTGGGTGTCGGCGAGGCTTAGGCCGGCCTGACTGAGGGCGCCTACCAACACGCCGATGACCACATAGGACAGAATGCGGCCTAGGTTTAATAAGAGGATGAGGGTGAAGCGATTGAGGTTGGGCGGCAGCTGCAGGGCAAAGGCGCTGGAGAGGCCGCCGCACATGCCGACGCAGTGACCTCCGCCAAGAAAGCCAATTAAAAAGAGGGCCAAGAAAGAAATGTCCGCCATGATGTTTGGGTCGCCGTCGCCGATAATCCTCTATTATAAAGCTTAAGTCGCAGCCGCGCAGGAGGCTGTTGCATTAAAGCCAATCGCGCAGGCGGTAATAGCTCATGGCGGCGACCTGGGTGGGCATGCGCAGCCAGCGCCCGCCGGGAAAATCGCGGTGTTTAATGGCCTCAAAGCGTTTGAGACGAGTGTCATCGCCCAGGATGGCTTCGGCGATGACTTTGCCTGCTAGCCCGGTCAAGGCCACGCCGTGGCCGGAAAAGCCTTGGGCAAAATACACATTGGGCGCCAGCCTGCCCCAGTGTGGGGCGCGGTTCATGGTGATGTCGACGTGGCCACCCCAGGCGTAGTCTATGGCGACGCTGCGCAGCTGTGGAAATACTCTGAGCATGTCGGCGCGCATGCTTTGGGCCAGCTGTCGCGGCGGCAGGCCAGAATAGCTGACCTTACCGCCGAACAGCAGGCGGGTGTCGGCGCTGAGGCGGTAGTAATCCAGCACAAACTGGCTGTCGCACACCGCCATGTGATTGTCGATCAGTCGCGCGGCACGGTCGCCTAAAGGCTCGGTGGCAATCATATAGGTGCCAACAGGCAGAATCTTCTTGCTTAAGGCCTGAGCTTGTGGCGTTTTGAGCTGGGACACAAAGGCATTGCTGGCGAACACCACGTCGGTGGCGTTGACTTGGCCGTGAGGCGTGCGCACGATGGCGCCATCGTCTTGAGCATACACATCGATGACGGGGCTGTTTTCGAACAGCACAGCGCCGTGGCTGCTGGCGGCACGGGCGAGGCCGAGGCAATAGTTCAGCGGATGTAGGTGGCCAGAGGTGGTGTCGTAAATGCCGCCCTGATAGCGGCCAGAGTTTAAATGCTGCTGTAGCTGATGTTTGTCCCAAATTTGGTAGCCATCATAGCCGTATTGCTGCCGCATTTTGGCGACGTGAGCCTGCAGTGCCTGCTGCTGTTGTGGCTTGACCGCGACGGTGGCGTAGCCGCGGGTCCAGTCGCAGTCGATGGCGTAGTCACGCACGTGGGCGTCCACGATGTCGACGGCCTCTAAAGACATGTCCCAAAAGTCTTGTGCCGCGCTGGCGCCGAGCTGGCGTTCAAACTCATCCAGTTCACAGGCATAGCCGCTGATGACTTGGCCGCCGTTGCGCCCAGAAGCACCAAAGCCAATGTGGGCACCTTCGAGCAAAATGACATTCTTACCGGCTTTGGCTAAATTCAGCGCTGTGCTGATGCCGGTAAAGCCGCCGCCGATGACGCATACGTCGGCGTGCTGATGGCCGCTGAAGCTGGGGTAGAAGTGGGCTTCGGTACGGCTATTAGCGTAAAAAGAACCCGGATGGTTCTGGTAGGCGAACGACAGCATGACAATCCTTTCAGAGCAAAATCAGGGCATAAAAAAGCGAGCCGGGTGGCTCGCTGATTGAGGCTAGCCACTTTAAGGCTTTAAGGCGGCCTCGGCGGCGCTGGCCTGTTTCATGGCTTGGGCGGCTTCACGATCCCGCTTCA comes from Neisseriaceae bacterium CLB008 and encodes:
- a CDS encoding Fur family transcriptional regulator, which translates into the protein MLLSCQQNKALVTPLRETVLDLILNRTGVVKAYDVLAEMQKMRGNVAPPTVYRALDFWADQGVLHKVAAVNGYILCQNLHDHEAHHHALILLCNECGEVKEVVAGPQWQAFKAGVADQGFVLADEHMVLTGMCQQCQRTKQ
- a CDS encoding GTP-binding protein, encoding MSTNKTIAHLFSGFLGVGKTSAIKSLMAQKDPNEKWAIIVNEFGEIGIDGAVLSDDGIPVAEVSGGCLCCVAGPQMSSTVTKIMRDYQPDRLLIEASGLAHAASVIDELNAKPLSDLVSVGAVFTVVDPRQFVADQYAKQTLYKDQVSVADVLVASKIDLCDEATLAEFRQRAAKLFPPKALVAEVTDAELDLAWLDTPVIEKSRYRLQALSDNDLGYQSQGFTFAAELNFDGERLTNFFNDLPQLSTGLVRAKGVFRVLDTWVWLNWVDGQWGATQVSWRRDSRFELIATSFDADKIEQLLQAALEK
- a CDS encoding metal ABC transporter ATP-binding protein; amino-acid sequence: MPIIVNNATVSYQRHPAIHHVDVTFREHEACAIFGPNGAGKSTLLKAIMGLLHCDTGTVVWDGLKRQDLAYLPQQCDVDRSQAMSVFELAAMGLWYEIGFFGGVSQAQRARVSEALEQVGMLAFKDRAIAQLSNGQFQRVLFARMLVQDAQFLLLDEPFNAIDAKTTQDLLVVLQGCLARGKAVVAVLHDVAQVQDYFPRTVLIAREKIAEGPTNEVMQPEWLRKASHKMNHWQQDGSWCAVD
- a CDS encoding metal ABC transporter permease, which codes for MSDLYTLLIEPFVEFSFMRFALVSSFCLALSSAPIGVFLVMRRMSLMGDAMSHAVLPGAAIGYMVAGLSLPAMSLGGFVAGVLMALFAGLASRFTSLKEDANFAAFYLSSLALGVLLVSVNGSSVDLLHLLFGSVLAVDEPALVLVASVTTVTVLALAIMYRPLMMESIDPTFLRAVNGKGGLWYGAFLVLVVINLVAGFQALGTLMSVGLMMVPAISARLWANSMGKVLSIACLIAFVCGYGGLLLSFYIEVPSGPAIILLCGLVYLLSVIFGVHGGVVARLWRSKHRVA
- a CDS encoding metal ABC transporter solute-binding protein, Zn/Mn family, which encodes MSIKTFTVHTAVAACLGFAGVAVAAPLPVVSSFSILGDVAKQVGGERVTVTNLVGPDQDAHVYQLTPKDIRTLGQAKLVLLNGLGFEGAQLERVVKQGTAPYAMVTKGIKALAANEHDDHDHGHGEPGHHHGGLDPHVWHDPVLMQAYAANVAKALTYADPQGKAYYQQRLSAYQNRLKELNIWAAAQFKPIPVAQRKVLTAHGAFAYLGQRYQIQFVAPQGVSTESEASARTVANIIRQVKQDHIKAVFVENIKDKRLIERLAKETGVKVQGALYSDALSGPKGPAATYIDLIRHNVSLLAKGLK
- a CDS encoding sulfite exporter TauE/SafE family protein yields the protein MMADISFLALFLIGFLGGGHCVGMCGGLSSAFALQLPPNLNRFTLILLLNLGRILSYVVIGVLVGALSQAGLSLADTQGPQHVLLLLANLFLILLGLYLAGLSHLVTRIEGIGKPIWRRLNPLLNQLLPIKSAPACFGVGMLWGWLPCGLVYTASIYAMSSGSALKGGAYMLAFALGTLPNLLVLGVFAAQLKSLLQKKAVRLGVGFLVVAVALWQGHSMGLYQWPLF
- a CDS encoding NAD(P)/FAD-dependent oxidoreductase, which gives rise to MLSFAYQNHPGSFYANSRTEAHFYPSFSGHQHADVCVIGGGFTGISTALNLAKAGKNVILLEGAHIGFGASGRNGGQVISGYACELDEFERQLGASAAQDFWDMSLEAVDIVDAHVRDYAIDCDWTRGYATVAVKPQQQQALQAHVAKMRQQYGYDGYQIWDKHQLQQHLNSGRYQGGIYDTTSGHLHPLNYCLGLARAASSHGAVLFENSPVIDVYAQDDGAIVRTPHGQVNATDVVFASNAFVSQLKTPQAQALSKKILPVGTYMIATEPLGDRAARLIDNHMAVCDSQFVLDYYRLSADTRLLFGGKVSYSGLPPRQLAQSMRADMLRVFPQLRSVAIDYAWGGHVDITMNRAPHWGRLAPNVYFAQGFSGHGVALTGLAGKVIAEAILGDDTRLKRFEAIKHRDFPGGRWLRMPTQVAAMSYYRLRDWL